The genomic interval gaGAAATTGGCAAGAAACACTGTTTTCACTAAAATGGCTGCTGACCCCTGGTCTAAACAGTCCAACAGAAATCCAGACAGCAGAACTATAAAACATACGAAGACGTGAGTTGATGTAAACGTGTAAGAAGGAAACTAACTGCCTGCAGCTAATATGCTTTGGTAGAACCTGAAGACATGCTGTGGAGGCAACTGATTCATTTCAATTAAACATGTTGGAACAGGAAAACAACTGAAACGTGCAAGAAAgcaccagaacagaaccaacacCTGGTAATGCTGTTCTATAGACTGGTAGTAAAGTTAAATACGGAGCAAAGTGGAAACTGGTTTCAAAGTAACAGTTTACAAACGTCCCAAAACATAATCTGCACTTTTTTCAGCCAAAACTACATGCTATGATATGCATAAGGTACATTTATAACTTATATCTCTTTCATAACTCTCTGACATGCAAAGTAATTCATACCCCATTGCaatttttcaccttttgttaCACTAGCGTTAATGTATCTCAAtaggatttcatgtgatagactAACACGATGTAGTGCATAATCATGACGTAGAagggaaataaatccagataAGAATCTAAAAGATGCAGCATTCACTTTTTATATTGTTACGTTATTCTACCCCTAAATACAATCCGTCAAacttaataaatgtaatatatttacttggataaacttaatttgattacttgtaacaaattaaatatttgtcttttaagTTGGATCATCTGTTttgtcctggaagaaaaccttttagaggCTGTAAAGGACTAAGTCTGGGGCACAAtatcaccttccagcaggacgaCCATCCTAAACATACAAAAGGAGCAACAGATTGGCTTAGATGAAAGCATGTTCATGAGTTAGAagggcccagtcaaagtccagatctaaatctaaCAGAGAATCTGAGTCaagaatttaaaataacttttcgTAAACTGATGGCTATCACAAAGCTAAGTGGAAAATAATGTCAATCTGTAGATGTTCAGAGCTGGtacactgaaaaatgttttttctttaaaccaaCTTAAAAAGATACTCTAATATGCCACAGCtaattttattctatttgcTCGAGCTACAATTCTCATTTGAATCATTTTGAAATCTATTGTAGCAAAACTCATAAAATTAGCTGAGTATGTTTAAAAGATggttcaaaaaaaattttttttcagtgtagagacctgcagctgtaacagaaacaaaagctgCTTCTATAAAGTATTGACTTTGAAGTGCTGAACACAAATGTACACCATGCTTCTCAGCTTTTAATTTGGAAACCAAATAAAAGTTATcaatgcagcattttttttcctcatcagaGTTATGCACTAtccaaaaaaatccaaattaaactAAAGGTTTTGACAgcaatttgacaaaatatgaaaaagtacaagggatatgaatacttttgcaaggttaTGTATGTAGAGAACAACTACAGACATAttaaagaaagacaaacaaagagTAAAAGCTTATCCCTCGCAGTGACAGTAAAACAGAAGCAATGACTAATGGAAAATACTTCAGTGCgaatcaaataaaggccacaaaaacacatcaacaacATGCATCCTATGCTAcaaaaatacatcacagcatGAGGCAAAGTAAACACAACGAAAACTGTCCAGATTTCTAATACTTTCACCATGACctcttctgtgtttctctgttgtGAGTCATctttgaaacaacaacaaaaaataaatgcacgAAGGCACATCAATGCCCACGCAAGGTTTTCTTCAGAAGCTTTGATTCAACGCGCTCTTCTTATTTTTTGCTCCCAGGTGGCACCGGGGTGGGGACCACCGCCATGCCCCCAGTGGTGAACACAACCTTTTCCTGGACGCTCAGCAGCACACGGGACCCTTCAGGCGATGGCTCCGTCCCGCTCGGAACCGGTGGGACTACAGCTCTGACTAACACAAGTCCCGTCACTTATAATTCGTCACACGCCTCACTGGGGAGAAGCTCAGCGCCGGCTACCAGCATGAGCCAGGCTGCTGCCTCAGCTCTATCAGCGGCTCCATGTCGTAAGAAATCCTGACCTTTCGTCCCAAGTTGCTTCAGAAAACTAGAACCTAAAAGAAAAGTTAGCATCTGCTGTTCcgaatagaaaaaacaaaaatgcagattttgcTGGAAGATTGCATGCAGACTGCTCCTCAGATGCCAAATAATCTAGGCAGTTACTGAATTATGCCTAATTTTTGTTCATTAgttacatttctgagtttggtGAGGTTGCAATAAATGAGACCTTATGTTTCTAAAACTATCCATACCAGCGTCAGGATAATCTATGGAATAACTTTTCACAATCACTACCAAACTGAAACCAACCCcaccaatgaaaataaaattatttggtgtcttcaaattatttaaagtacATTGTTATATATTGCTGTTTACAAAAAGAATGCCCTGTCACAGCAGAATGTAGTGGTAGGAGAGTCATGATGAGTCGTTATGTCTCATTCGTGGAATTGGGGCTTTTGttaatttggacaaaaataataatcactgTAAAAGTCAGTTTTGACCCAAACCTTCAGGTGTGGAATAGAGAGCTGAAGATAAGGATCAGGGactaattttttttagtcatgTTGAGGCCAAATATGCAACTAAATCAACAAAGGAATAGTTATTCATAAGTTTTTATATAGTGAGCCAGAGTTCAAAACTGAATTTGACAGAAACGTTTATCTGAGGAGGGCTGTctgggtttgtgtttttaaagaaaatccttTTCCTTGTTCATCTatgttctaaatatttttgccatattCAGTAAACTTTGTGTTCATTATTGTTAGAAAAGTGCCTCTTAGTTTATTCTTATGCTTTGTTCTTTGTGCTTTTGGATTTTGCATTAGATTAGTGTTTTCCTCTTAGTTTGTGGTTCCTTTTTAATGTAGTTCAGTTTCCTTTGTGTTAATTCCCCTCCCTCAGTTTTCCTGCTTTCTCCGTTTCACTGCTGTTAGTTCCTTTGTCATTTCTCACCTGTGCCTCAATATTTAACCtcccatttattttttgttgttgttcttggcTGGATTCTCTGGTTCTCATTCTCTGACTCTGTGTCCTGTTCCCATCATTCTagtattgtctgttttttttgtttttttttggaccaAAAGACCATGACAGACAAGAGACATCCATGTAATCTGGTATATTTGGAAGTCATTTTGACGGTAGAGTGGCCAAATAATATCAAGTCAAGATGTGCCATGCTTATCAACTCTTGCCAAAGAAGACCAAAtgctgaaaatgaatcaaaaggTGCTCCAGCAAATTAGTTTCAGGGTGTGCAGACATATGCAACCCGATGGCTACACGTTTTTTTATCATTACTATTTCCTTCATTTGTAGAGATTTGCTTTTAATCAGAATTGTTCACCATAAATATCACATGTTGATGtcacaaaatgtttgcattctACTACGAAGTTTCTGCATATTAATCATTAGTCATCTTAGAAATGGCAGATTGCGTACAGACACAAGTAAGTCATACAGGCTTAATAAGTAAATCGAGTTTCGATTGGATTGCTTCATCCcaccatttgaaaaaaattctgacacgtTTCAACTCCACAGCTCACATAACACTGGTAAAAAGAAGGactttactattttaaaatggcTTCCAATAAGTAACAACCACAGTGAACAAGAGAACGTGTTAGTCTATAACTGGGTATAAGTTATGCAAGCTGAGATATGCAGCggggcttctttttttttgaaaaagggggggaaaaacacCTAAAAATCCTACACAATTACAACACAGCTTTGTGgttaatttgaaaacagaaagacaagCGACCTCTAAGGCCAACTGGTTCAGCCAGTACATCTGGTTACCAGTGGTTACAGTGaagaagacatttctttttagatGGTGACACTATCTAGGGGTTGTGAGAATGTGGTTTAGAGGTTTTAATTCTAGGCCTATTGACAGATCTATTATCACCCTGACAGGTACGACAGCGCTTCATGTCACACTACTGCGTGTATGCTTTATGTTTCAATGGCATATGAAGATATGTAACCAAGTAAATAATGCTCCGTCTTTGTATTTCCACGTATTGCATGGCTGCAAAATTTTAACCCAGCAAATTTCCTGGGTAATAATGTTACTTCATGTTATGCAATGCTAAGTGGATGCCCTGTCTGCACTTATGAAGGTTCACTCACCTCAGCATTCTAAATGCTTGGAACTTCTGAGATGGAGTGAACTTGGACTTATTTTCTGCATACTTCTGCCTGTTTATTTGAGTGTTTATAAGcttttctaaaatgtgtttaGCTCATTGAACTTGCACGGATGATTATTGTGGCGTCACAGTTGAAGTATCTGTATCTTTACACAGCAGCACAATgtaaatttaacataaattacCCCAATATACGTACATGACCCATGCAAAAATGTAGCTGCGTTAAAAGCAGCACACATACAACATAGAAATTATGTTTATTCAAAAGATAATTTTTCATGGCTATTCCTTCACAAAAGAAGCCTTTGGATACATCAACATGAGTGGGAACATAAGTAACAATGTCATAGCAGGTTTACTCTTTATAGATGAGTAAAGTAagtttttacatcagctacaaTAGTCTTTAGCCCTAATCATATGTCCAATGGAGTTTGGTGTAATCTTATGCCAACATTATTGCTAGTGTTCTTCCCCTTTGTTGACAATGATataccaaaacattttgatggAAAAGGACACAGGAACGCAAATCACTAATCAGATGAAATGAGGAACAGCTGTGGCAGGGAGAAAGGAGTAAATAAGAGACTAAATGGGACGCTGAAATAAGTGTCAAAAGAAACTACAAACATAGTTATTATTGGCAATAATAACTGAATATGGTGATACCTTTTGAATTAACCCATGACTGGAGAGGAACACATAAGAACAACCAAAACATAAACACCAATTTGTCATAACACTATTTCTAAAAGTGCAGTACtgatatttactgtatatgAGAAACCAACATCTGGAAATGATATCAACGCAAATAGTGTTGGATTTATTATTCTGACattgaatgaaataaatatactCAAGTGCTTAACTTAGACTGTAAAAACGTGTACAAACCTGTGATGCTATGCAAAAGCAAAAGTAACTACagccatttattttaacaatgtgtCATGACAAATTACACTACTCTCTTTCATTACACACCCTACCAGGACCTCCTAGAATTAGTGGCTTATGGTCTGCTAATGTCACTGGAACGTCCATGTCTGTCCAGTGGTCAACCCAGGTTCAAAGCAACCAGACTTTCTGGATCACTCTGAGCAAGACATCAGAGGTCACTGAGCGCTGGGAAACCAACAGGACTATGATAGAGCTGAATGGACTTCAGCCTGGGGTGCTCTACAATGTCACTGTGACACCTTGTGCTTGTGGAGGGCAAGGATCTGCTCTTCACATGATGGTCAAAACGGGTAAGAATGAAATATTGCAGCGCTTTAGTACAAAGTCATTTTTGCTCACTGAAACCCACTGGAGACTTCGGTCCATGCATTCAAAGTAATAATTGTCGTCATGGGATCAAGTGTTAAATCGTTATTATTGTGTGAATACAAGTAACAGCATGAAACTTTAAGAATAGTTCAACCTATCACAATGttctttttgagaaaattgagtACATCACTAGTTCGCCTTCATGTCTTACATAAAGTTTGGATGGGTTTTAACCTGAAGGCCTGGGGTTAGATGGTTTATGTTGCCAAACAAggtttttctttgcagatgcTCAGACTCTTGATGCAACAACACGACTCACAAACATCAAGTTCAACCAAGAcctgagcaacagcagcagccaggCCTACAAAAACCTCACAGAGACTTTTACACAGGAGGTAGGTGTGTTAACAGAAGAATGCCATGACAAAATGCCATCTTCGAATATGAGTATGCAGTATATCCCTTATCAGATTTGCACATTACAAATGTGGGCAAAACTTTTCTGTTATTATGCTTAAGTCTCAGCTTGTGTACAGCTATGGTCCTTGGTTGTCTTTGAAGGTGTTCATTTTTGGAGCAGGTTACTGGAGGCAAAGAACATTTCAGACCTGTTGATTATTAAGATCTTGGGTTTTACAAACCACACCCACATCTTATTTCTTGTTGCTACAACACAGGCCAGGTATGCATAAACATGATCACTGTTCACATACTTATTATGAGGCCTTTGGCTCAATGAAAGTTCTCATGAATTGAATATTTGTCTCATTTTGCCCCTTTGTGATCTCACCAGCGCAATCACAACAAATAAAGGTGTTTTTCTGGCAAAGCTACTGGTTGGTTGCCAGCCACTGAGCTCAGTATATTATTCATTTGCTCAATTAAGCATTCTTGTTTGAGATTTTGCTCTCTAAAAGGGAACCTACGATGAAAAGTACACACTGTGAAGCATCATCTTTGAAATGCAAACCTTTTACCAACAGATCTACAAGTCTCTGCCTCCAGAGATCAAAGCTATGGTGGATTCAGGTCAGGTGAGGATTGAGATCCAAAGCTTTTACCTGGGTAGCGTGGTGGTGGACTTCTCCATAATCTTCAACCCAAGTCCAGGACAAGCCGTGGGTAATGTGTCCTCAGCGCTGGTGCAGTCCCTGATGAACAGCTCCCAATTCACTGTGGATGGAAACAGCACAAGCATCAATGGTATATCTTACTTTGCAATACTACCTTAAACAGACTCAATTACACACAAATGGATGTTTGAAATCCTTTATTTCCATTAATTATGGTGATTTTGCCCTTAGTCGATGAAAATAtgccattttaaatttgaatattagaTCAGACCAATAGAAATGTACGTATGTGAGCTTAATGAAAGGTTAAAGGTGATTTTCAATAGCTATTTTTAGTCTCACTTGAacgcatattctaatttattgaatatgactgtagtTGGACTAACATTTGGGAGGAACAGAAGTTAGGGTCAGCATGAGATAGAGAACATGAGATGTGGAAACCCGCTATGAGAGCAACCAAAAGAGCAAGAGGAAACTATTTTAGAACATATAAAGCATGTACATTAGATGAACAGCATCTTCAGATCTCCCACAactagatatttattttaattcatgtacAATTTGATTGATGGACAAAAGGTGATACTTTATGAGTCTACAGTGTTGTCTGCATAAAAATGACAGGTCATGAGTGACTCTTTTTTTCAACAGATTTTGACGAATGCGCCTCAGGAGAAAATGATTGCTCTCGGTGGGCTATATGCACAAACACATGGGCCTCCTACACTTGCATCTGCCTTGATGGATTTATAGACAACAACCCAGAAAGACCTGGACGCAAATGTCAAGGTAGAGCATTAGTGGGAAAGTTAACGCATATTGTTTACTGATATTCATGTGgatatctttatttttcctcatgAATGCATCATGTCCCGTGCAGCAAATGGTACCGTGGACACAATATCAGCACCAGAAGTTTCTACAATAAGTCCTACTCCACCTGTCCCAACTTTTGCTCAAGCTACCAACAGCTCTAAAACTACTAATCCTGTATTGGCAACCAGTGCAAATGGTCCTTCCTTTAGATTTGCCATCCCTACAGctacagataataataataatatcccACCAACTACCGCTACTTCAGCAACACTCTTCATTGCTCCTGTAATTACCAGTACTACTCAAACAAGCAATAACTCACCAACACTGGTCATTAATGTTCCGACAAGCCACTCTGCAGCTCTGACCAGCACCTTAAGAACTACTTCCATCCCAATGATCCTTTCTACTAATCTGATAACGACTGCTGCTCCCAGAACAACAACCATTACTGACTCTGAGATCAATACTACACACTCAACAAGTTCTTCTAGCCAAGTAGTGTCTTCTGTTGTCCCAACAACAACCACTACCCCGAGCATCACTTCTACAACCCCATCTTCTGCTCTAAGATCAGCCACTGATTCCTCTTTGTCAGGAGCCCTTTCAGTCCACTGCAGAGTGGCTGCCATTACTGTCACTCTTGCAAAAGCTTTTCTGGTGAGTGCAAAAATCCCAGAGGGTGCTCTGTACTTGGGCATGCCGGAGTGTGGAGTCAATGGAGGTAATGCCTCCCACGTTCAGATGACTGTGGCGTGGAACGAGTGTGGCACCAGGCTTGTGCATGTAAGTCTCAGTACCTGAACACTTGGTTGGTGATGGTCATTTTCATCATTCTCGTAAACCAGAATGCACGAACTCCAAGGGCGACCCTTCTgttgtctttcattttctttccagaaTGAAACTATGTACACAGCATCTGTGAAGTTGTTCAACAGCATGGATCCGTACACAGCCGAAGGTGGCGCAGTAGAGGTTCCAAGAATCAGGCTGGAAGTCCCCATCATGTGTTCCTACATGACGAGCATGCTGATTTCTGCAGACTTTGGCTCCATGGGGTATGATTAATCTTAAAGTCATGGTTGCTCTACTAAAACTACCCagagttttttgtcatttcattgtaaagtgtcaataaaatgaGCCAACATTTCTTACCAGATTAGGAGGAAAACAGCGACTCATggaataatttagattaaatatataaaataacatCTTGTACCATCAGTGAGATTGTTACATCGCTGATGATGTTCAGCGACCTCTTGTGAAGGAGCTCTGAAACATAACCTGGAGAGAGAGTAGTAGGGACACTCCAATAATCCAGTTAGCTGTCCTCATTGTCTTCTATGTGTTACTAGCTTCCAAGCTAACTAAAAATCACAGATATGGCAAAAGTCTCTGTTCTCTCACTAACAACAGAGACATAATAGATATATGGTATCTATTACCATGACTGGTGGCATCTATTACACCATTGGTGTAATAGATAGTAATACATAGCAAGTCTTTTTAGTCTAAGAGACAACTTTACTGCTTGTTGACATGAAATATATGCATTCATATTCATAAATGAgaattttaagatgtttatttgaataactaatttcacaaagtgaaacagatTAATTCCACACATGAtgttttcaagcatttatttctgttgatcataattttctgcttacagctaatggaaacacaacatttaaaattagaatattacatctgAACAATAATGTAATGCGGTgatgtgggcttaatgaaaagtatatttaatatCTGCTTACATTTGATTTTCACAGGGTACtttaaatctgacaaacaagccTCATCAGAACACATTCTGATGTATTGAATGACTGTTTATATAAAAGTACACACTTTTATATAAActgtaatataataaaatattttatttgaacagttttataaactgtaatttaattttatatacgCACTGTTGCCAAAGCACTACTTGgaagaattaaaaatatgtttattatgaaaaaaaccccactgcTTCTTAACTGATTCTTGCCTGAAAGTCTCAACCATGAAAGGTTGTAGACTGTGAGATTTATGTTGTCTGGGTCTGTAGGTCATGTTCAACAATATTGCCAACAGCGCCCTCTTGAGGTTCAATGTCTTATTTGAAAATTTGCTCAAAAGTGGCTAAtggcttttaatttaattgcaaaaaaagtgtttttttgtttagttttttacaaatggaaaacaaatacatttctcaCTACTCAGATAGTGTGTGGGTTAAACTTATTCCTCCCGTTTGCAGATTTTGTGTTCAACTTAGCTTCCTAGCTCACTCATTTAAATATGTGCAAACttactttatttctcttttgacAAACAATAGCATCAAGTCATCTCTCAAAGTGTTAAACTTTTGCAAATAACTGCACTGCTTGCAATAAGAAGTGAAATCATTCCAGCTGCGTTTCTCCCATTTGTCTCCAGGTATAACATGATCAAAGACGTGATCACGGGTCTGGGATCGTTCCAGGTGGCGGTGCAGCTGATGAACGGTACCGCGCCTTTGCCCCACAACTACAGCCTGTCCCCAGGGCAGGCCGTGGTGATGGAGGTCAGCCTGAACAGCACCTCGGACCAAATGAAAGTGGTCATCAACAAATGCTGGACCACTCCCACCCAGAACCCGGCCGACCCCAACAGCTACACCTTCCTGGAGAACAGGTGTGCTGCTGCACAATCACTGCTCCATCCCCATGTTGGAGAACATCTACTCTTTCCCTCTCTAAGTACCAATGCAACCTTTATTTACCTCTATTATTACAGTTTATGTTCTatatcaggggtgtcaaacttcagtcctggggggccactgccctgcaacttttagatgtgcctctgctgcaccacacctgaacagaataattaggtcattagcaaggctctggagaacttatctacacaaggaggaggtaattaagccatttctttccagtgttttgtacctgtgccacatctaaaaactgcaggacagcagaccttgaggactggagttctATATAATATGACATTTTATCCAAATACCTAAGTTAGATTTGACTTAAGTGTTTGGTTATTTTATCCAAAAGCaaatcagtgtttttaaaactctaaactataaaagcaactATTAGGCAAACTCCTACTTGTTGCATGTCCACaaggttgtttttaaattgc from Xiphophorus maculatus strain JP 163 A chromosome 11, X_maculatus-5.0-male, whole genome shotgun sequence carries:
- the umodl1 gene encoding uromodulin-like 1 is translated as MSWILSIWASGALLALCSGQSAAEEGNNLYPSGYHLCIRNQSRNVSFLVIHPFPYTVTRPCGGWLLWTTCTVTLYKMMHQIEYKTVKEQVTRCCDGYEQVGRYCSLSVNRSDEFAAKPGSCPTADGPSPSSVDCEFDLDCPGWQKCCQRCGRFLCSDPTRAEQEVGFQGSFWNTTVTVKMDYQQLLSKENGLLNLTRLLQAMITGALDSEVSIFYLSSRPVHPYRVSTSLLIRSNSPLSLHSASSKLHLLLKHIPEVSSVTVRDVDECVHPALHRCSTQTHCSNTLGSYQCVSQQEYLDGDPDDPGVNCTGGTGVGTTAMPPVVNTTFSWTLSSTRDPSGDGSVPLGTGGTTALTNTSPVTYNSSHASLGRSSAPATSMSQAAASALSAAPCRPPRISGLWSANVTGTSMSVQWSTQVQSNQTFWITLSKTSEVTERWETNRTMIELNGLQPGVLYNVTVTPCACGGQGSALHMMVKTDAQTLDATTRLTNIKFNQDLSNSSSQAYKNLTETFTQEIYKSLPPEIKAMVDSGQVRIEIQSFYLGSVVVDFSIIFNPSPGQAVGNVSSALVQSLMNSSQFTVDGNSTSINDFDECASGENDCSRWAICTNTWASYTCICLDGFIDNNPERPGRKCQANGTVDTISAPEVSTISPTPPVPTFAQATNSSKTTNPVLATSANGPSFRFAIPTATDNNNNIPPTTATSATLFIAPVITSTTQTSNNSPTLVINVPTSHSAALTSTLRTTSIPMILSTNLITTAAPRTTTITDSEINTTHSTSSSSQVVSSVVPTTTTTPSITSTTPSSALRSATDSSLSGALSVHCRVAAITVTLAKAFLVSAKIPEGALYLGMPECGVNGGNASHVQMTVAWNECGTRLVHNETMYTASVKLFNSMDPYTAEGGAVEVPRIRLEVPIMCSYMTSMLISADFGSMGYNMIKDVITGLGSFQVAVQLMNGTAPLPHNYSLSPGQAVVMEVSLNSTSDQMKVVINKCWTTPTQNPADPNSYTFLENSCPRNDFTKVLMNGNSTTSRVSVQIFSFVNLNVIYLHCKVQICVQVGSNTCIPDCLQRTARTGNTIGTSVGSSGPILRLSEESLEEKLNTIHIVGFSCLGVGVCLCFIVGFVCLFYCQRNRIGHYNFNVKPKEENFTYLVFNT